The following proteins are co-located in the Selenomonadales bacterium genome:
- a CDS encoding zinc-ribbon domain-containing protein yields MSVALLLGICMAGFVYYDSGKRDVSMGARAAWTAAVFLLGIIGLIPYFIFGRKKKKEEPVLLEDGAIDVTEDATASGVCIACGAKIPVDSIYCLHCGRKQEEIIDVPTEDAEERQEGICPLCGKEIPVGAEYCIHCGRKI; encoded by the coding sequence ATGTCTGTTGCATTGTTATTGGGAATTTGTATGGCGGGATTCGTTTATTATGACAGCGGAAAACGTGATGTGTCGATGGGAGCACGTGCGGCTTGGACTGCCGCTGTATTTTTGCTTGGTATTATTGGACTCATTCCGTATTTTATTTTTGGTCGCAAGAAAAAGAAAGAAGAACCTGTTCTCTTAGAAGACGGTGCGATCGACGTGACGGAAGATGCTACTGCCAGCGGTGTTTGTATAGCTTGTGGTGCAAAGATACCTGTTGATTCAATATATTGTCTTCATTGTGGCAGAAAGCAAGAAGAGATTATCGACGTTCCGACAGAAGATGCGGAGGAAAGACAGGAAGGTATTTGTCCTCTTTGTGGAAAAGAGATTCCTGTAGGTGCCGAATATTGCATCCATTGCGGCAGAAAGATATAA